The following coding sequences are from one Bradyrhizobium sp. 200 window:
- a CDS encoding helicase — translation MVADEARNDLIFDDVLRALEAGRLPVVITERTAHLEIIAKRLERFAKHVIVLRGGQSEKQRRDNAARLAAIPHAEERVIVATGRYLGEGFDDSRLDTLFLTMPIAWKGTLAQYAGRLHRLNDAKREVIIYDYADMRVPVLARMAAKRRVGYQAIGYKVLGTPDLFSGQAVTPNEPI, via the coding sequence ATGGTCGCCGATGAAGCGCGCAATGATTTGATATTCGATGATGTCTTGCGTGCGTTGGAAGCGGGCCGTTTACCCGTCGTGATAACCGAGCGTACTGCTCATTTGGAGATCATCGCAAAGCGTCTTGAGCGGTTCGCAAAGCATGTGATCGTATTGCGCGGTGGACAAAGCGAGAAGCAGCGCCGCGACAACGCCGCGCGGCTCGCGGCAATTCCCCACGCCGAGGAACGTGTCATAGTCGCGACCGGACGCTACCTGGGCGAGGGTTTCGATGATTCCCGCCTCGATACCCTTTTTCTTACCATGCCGATTGCTTGGAAAGGCACGCTTGCTCAGTATGCCGGCCGCTTGCATCGTCTCAACGACGCCAAGCGCGAGGTGATCATATATGATTATGCCGACATGAGAGTGCCGGTTCTGGCCCGAATGGCTGCGAAACGCCGTGTTGGCTATCAGGCGATAGGTTACAAGGTGTTGGGTACTCCCGATTTGTTTTCCGGTCAGGCGGTCACACCGAACGAACCCATATAA